A stretch of the Dechloromonas sp. TW-R-39-2 genome encodes the following:
- a CDS encoding bifunctional diguanylate cyclase/phosphodiesterase, whose amino-acid sequence MNPNQDTQLVRQIGRLSNALALAIALLPALTCGLASYPWFSPQGPEPESAFIFRILSSLLLGGLLGAALRTPLQKALLKPSLQAQENLRQREAHWIKVLKYQPGGIMLFGVDGQNRFINRSAIAMFGLLDSDTRQINDWWAVVLPDQFQRQRAQALWLALIDMPTEQTEPLGPSEFCIRRRDGRTLTLDVLATRMGDEILFLITDVTERQQALRNQQESLSRFEATMEGSADGILVADLNGRITSTNRRLVDLWRMPFELINEKQSATLFAFIGEQTTAPADFGLEVTRLAGEPMAFSHTVVHLKDGRVIERSSNPQILDGRPIGRVWTFREQTERWYAEQALRQAHEFNRSVVSVLAEGVLVVGLDYRIISCNQAAQTIFGASKEHLVGNLIHPWAGGNVLHSDGTLMPPDNFPVMRALQSGESQHDQIVGLQPHGRDSIQWLTINASAIVDADNGQITAAVTSLRDITSLRENQRQLEELAYYDPLTALPNRTLLTDRLTLALAQARRRNQLLAVCYLDLDDFKPVNDTYGHKAGDAVLIEIAQRIKATLRDVDTVCRLGGDEFVILLAEVHTCTMAREILARTLDSIGMPCQLADDVQVTVSGSIGVALYPPDAADADQLIRLADQAMYRAKQAGRNRVEFF is encoded by the coding sequence TTGAATCCCAACCAAGACACGCAACTCGTACGCCAGATCGGTCGCCTGAGTAATGCGCTGGCGCTGGCGATTGCCTTGTTGCCGGCACTGACTTGCGGATTGGCCAGCTACCCATGGTTTTCTCCTCAAGGACCCGAACCGGAAAGCGCATTCATATTCCGAATCTTATCCAGCCTGCTGCTCGGCGGGCTGCTTGGCGCCGCACTCCGCACTCCTCTACAAAAAGCGCTGCTCAAGCCAAGTCTTCAGGCGCAGGAGAATTTGCGCCAGCGCGAAGCCCACTGGATCAAAGTACTTAAATACCAGCCCGGCGGGATCATGCTGTTCGGCGTAGACGGCCAGAACCGGTTCATCAATCGCAGCGCGATTGCGATGTTTGGTTTGCTCGATAGCGACACCCGACAAATCAACGATTGGTGGGCCGTAGTTTTACCGGACCAGTTTCAGCGCCAGCGCGCACAAGCACTCTGGCTGGCCCTGATCGACATGCCCACCGAGCAGACAGAGCCACTGGGACCATCCGAGTTTTGCATTCGACGCCGGGATGGCCGTACTTTGACGCTTGATGTCCTGGCGACCAGGATGGGCGATGAAATCCTTTTCCTGATCACCGATGTCACGGAACGTCAGCAAGCGCTGCGCAACCAGCAGGAATCGCTCTCCCGCTTCGAGGCAACCATGGAGGGATCGGCCGACGGTATTCTGGTGGCCGACCTGAATGGCCGCATCACCAGCACCAACCGCCGATTGGTCGATCTCTGGCGCATGCCCTTCGAGTTGATCAATGAGAAACAGAGTGCGACGCTTTTTGCCTTCATCGGCGAGCAAACAACAGCACCGGCCGATTTCGGGCTGGAGGTAACGCGCCTGGCCGGAGAACCGATGGCCTTCTCCCACACGGTCGTTCACCTCAAGGATGGCCGGGTCATCGAACGCAGTTCAAATCCGCAGATTCTTGATGGGCGACCGATCGGCCGGGTCTGGACTTTCCGCGAGCAAACCGAGCGCTGGTATGCCGAGCAGGCTTTGCGTCAAGCCCACGAATTCAATCGCTCGGTCGTCTCGGTATTGGCCGAGGGCGTTCTTGTGGTCGGGCTGGACTACCGGATCATCAGTTGCAACCAGGCCGCGCAAACCATCTTCGGCGCCAGCAAGGAGCATCTTGTCGGCAACCTGATTCATCCCTGGGCCGGGGGCAATGTTCTCCACTCCGACGGCACGCTGATGCCGCCGGACAATTTCCCGGTCATGCGCGCCCTGCAAAGCGGTGAATCGCAACACGACCAGATCGTCGGCCTGCAGCCCCATGGCCGCGACAGCATTCAGTGGCTGACGATCAATGCATCCGCCATCGTCGATGCCGACAACGGCCAGATCACGGCCGCCGTCACATCCTTGCGAGACATCACCAGCCTGCGCGAAAACCAGCGCCAACTTGAGGAATTGGCCTATTACGACCCGCTGACCGCGCTACCCAACCGGACCTTGCTGACCGACCGCCTGACCCTGGCGCTAGCGCAAGCACGCCGACGCAACCAGTTGCTCGCCGTTTGCTACCTTGATCTTGACGACTTCAAACCGGTCAACGACACCTACGGCCACAAGGCTGGCGATGCCGTCCTGATTGAGATTGCGCAACGCATCAAGGCCACGCTGCGCGATGTCGACACGGTTTGCCGACTGGGTGGCGACGAGTTCGTCATTTTGCTGGCGGAGGTCCACACCTGCACCATGGCCCGTGAAATCCTGGCTCGGACACTGGACAGCATCGGCATGCCCTGCCAACTGGCGGATGATGTCCAAGTCACCGTGTCCGGCAGTATCGGTGTCGCTCTTTACCCGCCAGACGCGGCGGATGCCGATCAACTGATCCGCCTGGCCGACCAGGCGATGTATCGCGCCAAGCAGGCCGGACGAAATCGCGTCGAATTCTTTTAA
- a CDS encoding ATP-binding protein, translating to MRRSFLPRSVRGRLLVVAILVEALMLTVLVANSLRLLADNMGMQAQRHAEQIAPVLIAAIVAPLAQHDYATVQAVLDESRAASGISYLAVTDKAGRRIASSGWSKSSDLPPPDPSFQLFAAKDGNPRYDIQVPVTAYGQKMGTLHVGLDLSQILQAHAQLFQQGVGIALLEILFSAGLIGLIGYLMTRHLSTLTEASEAVAAGNLTPPPVPEGDDDIGHLGRAFNAMSRAIAERIRELTEARDKETELAKAAEAGAQAKTRFLATMSHEIRTPMNGILGMTDLALATELTAEQREYLTWVKVSGESLLRVLNDVLDFSKIDAGQLSLEHIPISLPDLLDSVLGIYSLQASDKKLKLSWHAAESVPREVIGDPVRLRQILTNLISNALKFTEQGGVHIELSATPGPVAEKVRLNFIVSDTGIGIPSDKQEMIFSPFSQAESSTTRKYGGTGLGLSIVMRLIEMMDGTLSVDSQPGQGSHFRFSIDYLRTAMPATTTAISASPSLETGPNLKGRRILLVEDTPVNQKLATMLLGKQGCLVTLAEDGLQAVDAVNSQTFDLVLMDLQMPNMDGIEATQLIRTREANESLPRLPIIALTANVLAADREQCMRAGMDDFISKPFKADEMLRVLRAHSPAG from the coding sequence ATGAGACGTTCATTCCTGCCGCGCTCGGTGCGCGGTCGTCTTCTGGTCGTCGCCATTCTGGTCGAAGCGCTGATGTTGACCGTGCTCGTCGCCAACAGCCTGCGGCTGCTGGCCGACAATATGGGGATGCAGGCACAACGCCATGCCGAGCAGATTGCCCCGGTGCTGATCGCCGCCATCGTCGCACCGCTTGCCCAGCACGACTATGCCACCGTCCAGGCCGTTCTCGACGAAAGCAGGGCGGCCAGCGGCATCAGCTATCTGGCTGTCACCGACAAGGCCGGTCGTCGAATAGCCAGCAGCGGCTGGTCCAAAAGTTCGGACTTGCCGCCACCGGACCCCAGCTTCCAGCTTTTTGCCGCCAAGGATGGCAATCCACGTTACGACATTCAGGTGCCGGTCACGGCCTATGGCCAGAAAATGGGAACGCTGCATGTCGGACTCGATCTTTCGCAGATCCTTCAGGCACACGCGCAACTTTTCCAGCAAGGCGTCGGCATCGCGCTGCTCGAAATTTTATTTTCGGCCGGACTGATCGGCCTGATCGGCTACCTGATGACGCGCCATCTGAGTACGCTGACCGAGGCCAGCGAAGCGGTTGCTGCCGGCAATCTGACGCCGCCACCGGTGCCTGAAGGCGATGACGACATCGGCCATCTTGGCCGGGCATTCAATGCCATGTCGCGCGCCATCGCCGAGCGGATCAGGGAACTGACCGAAGCCCGCGACAAGGAAACCGAACTGGCCAAGGCGGCCGAAGCTGGCGCCCAGGCCAAGACCCGTTTCCTGGCGACCATGAGCCATGAAATCCGGACACCGATGAATGGCATTCTCGGCATGACGGATTTGGCCCTGGCCACTGAGTTGACCGCGGAACAACGCGAATATCTCACCTGGGTCAAGGTATCGGGTGAAAGCCTGCTGCGCGTTCTCAATGACGTACTCGATTTTTCCAAGATCGATGCTGGCCAGCTCAGCTTGGAACATATCCCGATCTCCTTGCCGGATTTGCTCGACAGCGTCCTCGGCATTTACTCGTTACAAGCCAGCGACAAGAAGCTGAAGCTCAGCTGGCACGCTGCGGAGAGCGTTCCCCGCGAGGTCATCGGCGACCCGGTCCGCCTGCGCCAGATTCTGACCAACCTGATCTCGAATGCCCTGAAATTCACCGAGCAGGGTGGCGTACACATCGAGTTGTCAGCCACGCCCGGCCCGGTGGCCGAGAAAGTTCGACTCAACTTCATCGTCAGCGATACCGGCATCGGCATTCCCAGCGACAAGCAGGAAATGATTTTCTCGCCCTTCTCGCAAGCCGAAAGCTCGACTACCCGGAAATACGGCGGCACCGGCCTCGGCTTGTCGATCGTCATGCGCCTGATCGAGATGATGGATGGCACGCTCTCGGTAGACAGCCAGCCGGGGCAAGGCAGCCATTTCAGGTTCAGCATCGACTATCTGCGCACAGCCATGCCAGCCACGACAACGGCCATATCCGCCAGCCCTTCGCTGGAGACCGGCCCCAACCTGAAAGGGCGACGCATCCTGCTGGTCGAAGATACGCCGGTCAACCAAAAACTCGCCACCATGTTGCTCGGCAAGCAGGGCTGTCTCGTCACGCTGGCCGAAGACGGGCTGCAGGCGGTTGACGCCGTAAACAGCCAAACCTTCGATCTCGTCCTGATGGATCTGCAAATGCCGAATATGGACGGCATTGAAGCCACGCAACTGATCCGCACCAGGGAAGCCAACGAGTCGCTACCACGCCTGCCGATCATTGCCCTGACCGCCAATGTGCTGGCTGCCGACCGCGAACAATGCATGCGGGCCGGCATGGATGATTTCATCAGCAAGCCCTTCAAGGCAGATGAAATGCTTCGCGTACTCAGGGCCCACAGCCCCGCCGGCTGA
- a CDS encoding TlpA disulfide reductase family protein has protein sequence MKYLVAILGLLSSLAQADVQPFTSGSLKKIQDERTGRPFILALWSASCTHCPEELRMLGQWVKKYPRTDIVLISTDSPAESEELSKLVQNYGLSSKQQWVFADPQPEKLRFEIDRRWYGELPRTYFFDAQHRRLATSGLIPHEQLERWIKDHVK, from the coding sequence ATGAAATACCTTGTCGCAATACTGGGTCTGCTCAGCAGCCTCGCCCAGGCAGACGTTCAGCCCTTCACCTCAGGCAGCCTCAAAAAAATCCAGGATGAGCGAACCGGTCGACCATTCATCCTCGCCCTCTGGTCAGCCAGTTGCACCCACTGTCCGGAAGAACTGCGCATGCTCGGTCAGTGGGTAAAGAAGTATCCGCGAACCGATATTGTCCTGATCTCAACGGACTCTCCTGCCGAATCCGAAGAGCTGAGCAAATTGGTTCAAAACTACGGTTTATCGAGCAAACAGCAATGGGTTTTTGCCGATCCTCAACCAGAAAAACTGCGCTTCGAGATTGATCGGCGCTGGTATGGCGAGTTGCCACGCACCTATTTTTTTGACGCTCAGCATCGGCGCCTTGCGACCTCTGGACTGATCCCGCACGAACAGCTCGAGCGCTGGATCAAGGACCACGTAAAATAG
- a CDS encoding exo-alpha-sialidase → MNVLLLALGACLFSSVTLADEHAAHSTTQSNSARKWLARQEQAPRLAVAASFDDHGRLWLARAVGRHLQISHSDDAGENFSSPVTVNEVPELIAADGQSRPQIAVVGQKIYLNWTQVLPEPFAGHIRFAVSNNVGQSFSPPVTVNDNQEAITHRFNAMLADAKNITIAWIDKRDGSGKADYRGAAIYTAQSHDGGQTFTANRKQADHSCECCRLGMASDKDGTALIFWRQIFGRNIRDFALARLDEPLMRATEDGWAIDACPHHGGTLAVDRDAIRHLAWFTGAEKSPGLYYRRIDGKTPSKPMPFGNIDAQASHPAIATQNGNVHLVWREFDGKYTRILGMYSTNQGKAWSAPKELSSTEGAADDPLLIQGRGAIWLVWNTARQGVAVKQVSP, encoded by the coding sequence ATGAATGTTCTGCTACTCGCCTTGGGCGCCTGCCTGTTTTCCAGCGTCACGCTGGCTGATGAACATGCTGCTCATAGCACCACTCAAAGCAATTCAGCCAGAAAGTGGCTAGCTCGTCAGGAACAAGCCCCACGCCTCGCCGTCGCAGCAAGTTTTGATGATCATGGCCGACTTTGGTTGGCCCGGGCCGTTGGCCGGCATTTACAAATTAGTCACTCGGATGATGCCGGTGAAAATTTTTCAAGCCCGGTCACGGTCAACGAAGTCCCCGAGCTGATCGCTGCCGACGGTCAAAGTCGGCCGCAGATTGCCGTTGTCGGGCAAAAAATCTATCTCAACTGGACGCAAGTCCTGCCCGAACCCTTTGCCGGTCATATCCGCTTTGCGGTATCGAACAATGTCGGCCAGAGTTTTTCGCCCCCCGTCACGGTCAACGATAATCAGGAAGCAATTACCCACCGTTTCAATGCCATGCTGGCCGACGCAAAGAACATCACCATCGCCTGGATCGACAAACGTGATGGCAGCGGCAAAGCCGATTACCGTGGAGCGGCAATCTATACCGCCCAATCTCATGACGGCGGCCAGACTTTTACCGCCAATCGCAAGCAAGCCGATCACTCCTGTGAATGCTGCCGATTGGGCATGGCCAGCGACAAGGACGGGACAGCCCTGATTTTCTGGCGACAGATTTTCGGCCGCAACATTCGTGATTTTGCACTGGCCCGTCTCGATGAACCGTTGATGCGAGCCACGGAAGATGGCTGGGCCATAGACGCCTGCCCGCATCACGGTGGCACTCTGGCTGTAGACCGGGATGCTATCCGGCATCTGGCATGGTTCACCGGTGCCGAGAAATCCCCCGGACTGTATTACCGGCGGATCGACGGGAAAACGCCCTCGAAACCCATGCCTTTTGGCAATATTGACGCCCAGGCCAGCCATCCAGCGATCGCCACGCAAAATGGCAACGTGCATCTGGTATGGCGAGAGTTTGATGGCAAGTACACTCGTATTTTGGGTATGTATTCGACTAATCAAGGAAAAGCATGGTCCGCCCCGAAGGAGCTCTCCAGCACCGAAGGCGCTGCCGATGATCCGCTACTGATTCAGGGACGCGGCGCTATCTGGCTGGTATGGAACACTGCCAGGCAAGGGGTCGCCGTGAAGCAGGTCAGTCCATGA
- a CDS encoding biopolymer transporter ExbD, which yields MSFGSFENGSNTQPMAEINTTPLVDVMLVLLVIFIITAPLFHQAVPIDLPQVNASKLDDKPRVISVAIDGSGKVYLDGSLMDKAGMSAHFSQLTTQNQQPELHLRADRTTRYDKVTEVLAEAQKAGIVKIAFVTEPAR from the coding sequence ATGTCTTTTGGCTCTTTCGAAAACGGCAGCAATACCCAGCCAATGGCCGAGATCAATACGACACCACTGGTTGATGTGATGCTCGTACTGCTGGTTATTTTCATCATTACTGCACCGCTTTTCCATCAAGCCGTTCCGATTGACCTGCCGCAAGTCAATGCCAGCAAACTCGATGACAAACCACGGGTTATCTCGGTTGCGATTGATGGTAGCGGCAAGGTTTATCTGGATGGCAGCCTGATGGACAAAGCCGGCATGTCAGCCCATTTCTCGCAGCTAACGACACAAAACCAGCAACCCGAATTGCACTTGCGCGCCGACCGTACAACACGTTATGACAAAGTGACCGAAGTCCTGGCCGAAGCGCAGAAAGCCGGCATCGTCAAAATAGCCTTCGTGACGGAACCGGCGCGATAG
- a CDS encoding MotA/TolQ/ExbB proton channel family protein — MQRDMGLAHFWAQGDLITHSVAILLLLLSVASWYVMAGKAYGMWLSRRCHGRALAAFWGAPTLPSAIEAINTEDKTGILASLAIAGANAAELHRRHADRGIGAGVSASEFVTRSIRSQIVEAQAKIESGLTFLASVGSTAPFIGLFGTVWGIYHALVGLSGATQVVLDKVAGPVGEALIMTAAGLFVAIPAVLAYNAFTRGNRLAMARLDGFAHDLHAYLTTGLRGQPGDKLIDLDAVRANRNA; from the coding sequence ATGCAAAGAGACATGGGACTGGCGCATTTTTGGGCGCAAGGTGACCTGATCACACACTCGGTCGCAATCCTGTTACTGCTGCTCTCCGTTGCCAGTTGGTATGTCATGGCCGGCAAGGCTTACGGAATGTGGCTTTCACGTCGTTGTCACGGACGTGCCCTGGCTGCATTCTGGGGCGCACCAACGCTCCCAAGTGCCATTGAAGCAATCAACACGGAAGACAAGACAGGCATTCTGGCCAGTTTGGCCATTGCCGGAGCCAATGCTGCTGAATTACACAGGCGGCATGCTGATCGCGGCATCGGAGCCGGCGTCAGCGCCAGCGAATTCGTCACCCGCTCCATCCGCAGCCAGATCGTCGAAGCACAGGCCAAAATCGAATCCGGCCTGACTTTTCTCGCTTCGGTCGGGTCGACCGCGCCATTCATCGGTCTATTCGGTACGGTCTGGGGGATTTATCACGCCTTGGTCGGATTATCCGGGGCAACCCAGGTTGTTCTCGACAAGGTAGCCGGTCCGGTTGGCGAAGCGCTGATCATGACTGCCGCCGGCCTTTTTGTCGCCATCCCGGCCGTCCTCGCCTATAACGCTTTTACGCGTGGCAACCGCTTGGCCATGGCCCGTCTCGACGGCTTCGCCCATGACCTGCATGCCTACCTGACGACCGGCCTGCGCGGCCAGCCAGGCGACAAGCTGATCGACCTCGACGCCGTGCGCGCCAACCGTAACGCCTGA
- a CDS encoding TonB-dependent siderophore receptor produces MVSRLRPLVAAMAVAFSTTAAWQVQAQTSPETQTLDSVVVNAGRIKGADAATDKMDSKDISPLRAATSDTATLLRDVPGVNISGAGGVSGLPVIHGLADDRIRIKVDGMDLISACANHMNSPLSYIDPNNVEQIRVFAGITPVSVGGDSIGGTILVNSAAPKFAKAGEKMLVGGQLGSFYRSNGNAIGGNASATVATENLSVSYNGSTAQSDNYKSAKDFKPAGQAAWGKGWLQGNEVGSSSYRAENHALGVALKHENHLLDLKLGYQHIPYQGYPNQHMDMTDNESTQVNLRYTGVFDWGKLETRLYNERTSHKMNFGDEKLYWFGASRNVAGMPMETEGKNTGVQIKADINLSARDTLRVGSEYQRYRLSDWWAPVANSAMMSPNTFWNINDGQRDRFDVFAEWEAQWTSQWQSLVGLRSSTVTMNTGSVQGYNGMYNASNFNASDRKRSDDNIDLTALARYVANASQTYEGGYARKTRSPSLYERYTWSNNGMALAMNNWVNDGNGYVGNLTLKPEVAHTLSFTADWHDAAKESWGLKVTPYFTYVKDYIDATCLSAPCRSDRFVSLTLVNQDARLFGADISGFMPVVKASSIGSVTARGVLGYVDGKNLSTGDNLYNIMPLNAKLALEHRIGNWTNTIEEQLVSGKHQVSAVRNEIKTKGYGLLNLRSSYEWKQVRLDLGLDNALNQQYAAPLGGAYIGQGSTMSLNGTGAPYGIAVPGMGRSLYAGVNVKF; encoded by the coding sequence ATGGTTTCACGTTTACGTCCGCTGGTTGCCGCCATGGCAGTCGCGTTCTCGACAACTGCAGCCTGGCAAGTCCAGGCTCAAACAAGCCCCGAAACACAGACGCTGGATAGCGTGGTTGTCAATGCAGGCCGCATCAAGGGAGCCGATGCAGCAACCGACAAGATGGACAGCAAAGATATTTCACCGCTGCGCGCCGCAACCAGCGACACCGCAACCCTGCTCCGGGATGTGCCGGGCGTGAACATTTCAGGTGCAGGTGGCGTTTCCGGCCTGCCGGTGATTCACGGACTGGCCGACGACAGAATTCGCATCAAGGTGGATGGCATGGATCTGATTTCCGCCTGCGCCAATCACATGAACTCCCCTTTGTCATATATCGACCCGAACAATGTCGAGCAGATTCGCGTATTTGCCGGCATCACGCCAGTCAGCGTGGGTGGAGACAGCATTGGCGGCACGATTCTGGTGAATTCAGCCGCCCCGAAATTTGCCAAGGCGGGTGAAAAAATGCTGGTCGGTGGCCAGCTCGGTTCATTTTACCGCTCCAACGGCAATGCCATTGGCGGCAATGCATCAGCCACGGTTGCAACAGAGAACCTGAGTGTCAGCTACAACGGTTCGACCGCACAGTCCGACAATTACAAATCGGCCAAGGACTTCAAACCCGCAGGCCAGGCTGCCTGGGGCAAGGGCTGGCTGCAGGGCAACGAAGTCGGTTCGTCGTCCTATCGTGCTGAAAACCATGCGCTGGGCGTCGCACTCAAGCATGAGAACCACTTGCTCGACCTCAAGCTCGGCTATCAGCACATTCCCTATCAGGGCTATCCGAATCAGCACATGGACATGACTGACAACGAGAGCACGCAAGTCAATCTGCGCTACACCGGCGTATTTGACTGGGGCAAGCTGGAAACCCGCCTGTATAACGAGCGCACCAGCCACAAGATGAACTTCGGTGACGAAAAGCTCTACTGGTTTGGCGCAAGTCGCAACGTTGCCGGCATGCCGATGGAAACCGAGGGTAAAAATACCGGGGTACAGATCAAGGCCGACATCAATCTCTCGGCCCGCGATACCTTGCGGGTCGGCAGTGAATACCAGCGCTACCGGCTGAGCGACTGGTGGGCTCCGGTCGCCAATTCGGCCATGATGTCGCCCAACACTTTCTGGAACATCAACGACGGGCAACGCGACCGCTTCGATGTATTCGCCGAATGGGAGGCACAATGGACCAGCCAGTGGCAAAGCCTGGTCGGTCTCCGGAGCAGTACGGTGACCATGAATACCGGTTCGGTTCAAGGTTACAACGGGATGTATAACGCATCGAATTTCAATGCCAGCGACCGCAAACGCAGCGATGACAACATTGATCTGACCGCCCTGGCCCGCTATGTGGCCAACGCCTCCCAGACCTACGAAGGCGGCTACGCCCGCAAAACCCGCTCACCCAGCCTCTACGAACGCTATACCTGGTCAAACAACGGCATGGCGCTGGCCATGAACAACTGGGTGAACGATGGCAACGGTTATGTCGGGAATCTCACCCTGAAACCCGAGGTTGCCCACACCCTGAGCTTCACGGCCGACTGGCACGATGCCGCCAAGGAAAGCTGGGGGCTCAAGGTCACGCCGTACTTCACCTACGTCAAGGATTACATTGACGCCACTTGTCTGAGCGCCCCCTGCCGCTCCGACCGCTTTGTCAGCCTGACGCTGGTCAATCAGGATGCCCGCCTGTTCGGGGCCGACATCTCAGGTTTCATGCCCGTGGTCAAAGCCAGCAGCATCGGTAGCGTCACGGCCCGCGGCGTGCTGGGCTATGTGGACGGCAAGAACCTGAGCACCGGCGACAACCTTTACAACATCATGCCGCTCAACGCCAAACTGGCACTGGAGCATCGGATTGGCAACTGGACGAATACCATCGAAGAGCAACTGGTCAGCGGCAAACATCAGGTTTCGGCTGTCCGCAATGAAATCAAGACCAAAGGTTACGGTCTGCTGAACTTGCGGAGCAGCTACGAGTGGAAGCAGGTCCGCCTTGATCTTGGCCTTGATAATGCCCTGAACCAGCAATATGCAGCCCCGCTTGGCGGCGCTTATATCGGCCAGGGATCGACCATGTCACTGAACGGGACAGGCGCACCCTACGGCATCGCAGTTCCGGGTATGGGACGTTCGCTCTATGCCGGTGTGAATGTGAAGTTCTAA
- a CDS encoding riboflavin synthase has protein sequence MFSGIIAAVGRITSLTPREAGFRLHIDAGSLGLDDVALGDSIACNGVCLTVVANEGNTFAVDVSPETFSCTVGLDAPGEINMEKALRLADRLGGHLVSGHVDGVGEVLRFDPVGDNRLLEIRAPHELAKYIARKGSITINGTSLTTNEVEGDVFTINLIPHTLESTTLKHLVPGSRVNLEIDLIARYVERMLSGAA, from the coding sequence ATGTTTTCTGGAATCATCGCGGCGGTTGGCCGCATTACTTCCCTGACGCCGCGTGAAGCGGGTTTCCGCCTGCACATCGACGCTGGCAGTCTGGGGCTGGATGACGTCGCGCTGGGCGATTCGATTGCCTGCAACGGCGTTTGCCTGACCGTGGTTGCCAACGAGGGCAATACTTTCGCGGTCGACGTCTCGCCGGAGACCTTTTCCTGTACGGTCGGTCTTGATGCACCGGGCGAAATCAATATGGAGAAGGCGCTGCGCCTGGCTGACCGTCTGGGCGGCCATCTGGTTTCAGGTCACGTCGATGGTGTTGGTGAAGTGCTGCGCTTCGATCCGGTCGGCGACAATCGCCTGCTTGAAATTCGTGCGCCGCATGAACTGGCAAAATATATTGCACGCAAAGGATCGATCACGATCAACGGGACCAGCCTGACGACCAATGAAGTAGAGGGTGACGTTTTCACCATCAACCTGATCCCCCACACGCTGGAAAGCACGACACTGAAGCATCTGGTGCCGGGCAGCCGGGTCAATCTGGAAATCGATCTGATCGCCCGCTACGTCGAGCGCATGCTGAGCGGCGCCGCTTAA
- a CDS encoding energy transducer TonB yields MSDSQPLFSTPEIPAKQPARRLIELLLVVGIHAVLLGLIVTTTLRPEFQQSLATLSVKIIELAPPKTEAPQPPPVKPTAAPRPKTQIAPPPVMVAATSTPSSSNFSVAPQAPPRPVETVPTPPAPPAPIVAARFDAAYLQNPKPVYPTMSRRLGEEGRVILKVKVSPQGLPLTIEIKQSSNFSRLDEAARSAVELWRFVPAKQGNETIEAWVLVPLLFSLDS; encoded by the coding sequence ATGTCAGACAGTCAGCCCCTGTTCTCCACACCGGAAATTCCTGCCAAGCAGCCTGCCCGGCGCTTGATTGAATTACTGCTCGTCGTTGGTATTCACGCCGTACTGCTCGGGCTCATCGTCACGACGACGCTGCGTCCGGAATTCCAGCAATCGCTCGCGACATTGAGCGTCAAAATCATCGAACTGGCACCGCCGAAAACTGAAGCGCCCCAACCGCCTCCGGTCAAACCAACGGCAGCACCACGTCCAAAGACGCAAATCGCCCCCCCACCGGTCATGGTTGCCGCCACATCAACCCCGAGTTCAAGCAATTTCAGTGTTGCACCGCAGGCTCCACCCAGACCGGTCGAAACCGTTCCAACGCCCCCGGCGCCGCCGGCACCGATTGTTGCCGCGCGCTTTGATGCTGCTTACCTGCAAAACCCCAAGCCGGTATACCCCACCATGTCACGTCGCCTCGGCGAAGAGGGCCGCGTCATACTCAAGGTCAAGGTAAGTCCGCAGGGACTGCCATTGACTATCGAAATCAAGCAATCGAGCAATTTCAGCCGGCTCGATGAAGCTGCCCGGTCGGCCGTCGAGCTCTGGCGTTTCGTACCGGCCAAGCAAGGCAATGAAACCATCGAAGCATGGGTCCTCGTGCCCTTGCTGTTTTCACTGGATAGTTAA